A stretch of the Thiomicrorhabdus indica genome encodes the following:
- a CDS encoding calcium/sodium antiporter, translated as MTTLLLPSLLLIIGLALLVWSSDIFIDGAASVAKHLSISPLVIGVVVLGFGTSMPEVVVAALASLDNSPGLAVGNAIGSNIANIGLVLGVTALITPILVKSSILKRELSLLLAISFGVYLLILDNELSRIDGGILVTLLFATMYWMIKANKSIDPTDPIATETEHEIEEIQALSLQKSYFYLIGGLIVLMISAKMMVNGAVEIAHFFEVPEVVIGLTIIAIGTSLPELAAAISAARKNEADLMIGNIVGSNLFNILAVLAVPALLAPSVLDVDVMPFDYPIMLGFTIAMLLLALPLFGKAVINRPKGFILTVGFISYLVLLYFRSVQ; from the coding sequence ATGACCACACTACTGTTACCCAGTCTATTGCTTATAATCGGATTGGCACTTCTCGTCTGGAGTTCAGATATCTTCATTGACGGTGCCGCCAGTGTCGCGAAACATTTAAGCATATCACCCTTAGTCATAGGAGTAGTTGTGCTTGGTTTTGGAACCTCAATGCCGGAAGTCGTAGTCGCAGCCCTTGCCTCACTCGACAATAGCCCAGGACTTGCCGTTGGAAATGCCATAGGTTCCAATATTGCCAATATCGGCTTGGTCTTAGGCGTCACCGCACTAATCACTCCAATTCTCGTTAAATCATCCATTCTCAAACGCGAACTTTCACTTCTACTTGCTATTTCCTTCGGTGTTTACCTTTTAATTTTAGATAACGAACTCTCCCGAATAGATGGGGGAATTTTAGTCACTCTTCTCTTTGCCACCATGTACTGGATGATTAAAGCCAACAAAAGCATTGATCCAACAGACCCAATTGCAACCGAAACCGAACACGAAATCGAAGAAATTCAAGCGCTAAGCCTACAAAAATCTTATTTTTATCTTATTGGCGGCCTAATTGTGCTCATGATTAGTGCAAAAATGATGGTCAATGGTGCGGTTGAAATCGCTCATTTTTTTGAAGTTCCAGAGGTTGTGATTGGTTTGACAATTATTGCAATTGGCACCAGCTTACCAGAACTAGCAGCAGCTATTTCCGCAGCACGAAAAAATGAAGCCGACCTGATGATCGGTAATATTGTGGGCTCAAATTTATTCAATATTTTAGCCGTTTTAGCTGTTCCTGCACTATTGGCGCCAAGTGTTCTTGATGTCGACGTAATGCCATTCGACTACCCTATCATGCTCGGGTTTACGATTGCGATGCTTCTACTTGCCTTGCCTCTGTTTGGTAAAGCTGTAATCAACCGTCCTAAAGGTTTTATTTTAACAGTGGGTTTCATCAGCTATTTGGTTCTACTCTATTTTAGAAGTGTGCAATAA